In the genome of Arthrobacter alpinus, the window GCGACGTGCGCCGTTTCCTGACACTTGAGATTGGCGCTCACGTGGCAGCCGCGGCATGAACACCGACTCGCCCTTTGAGATCGGAATCTTCACCTTCGGTGAGCTGACCCGTGACGAGCACGGCCATCCCATGGAGGCCATGGCTCGCACCCATGACATTCTCGAGTGGGCCCGCGTCGCCGATGAGTCCGGGCTGGACGTTTTTGGTGTGGGCGAACACCACCGCGAAGACTTCGCCGTCTCCTCGCCCGCGGTGGTACTCGCCGCCGCCGCTGCACAAACCAAGAACATCCGCCTCACCAGCACCGTGACGGTACTTTCCAGTGCCGATCCCGTTCGTGTATTTGAAGACTTTGCCACCTTGGATCTTGTCAGCGCAGGACGCGCAGAGTTGACCGCAGGCCGGGGCGCCTATCTGGAGTCCTTTCCGCTGTTCGGCCAAGAACTTCAGCGGTATGACGAATACTTCGAAGACAAGCTCGAGCTACTCCTGCGGATCCGTGAGGAAAACCCCGTCAACTGGAAAGGGACCACGCGCCCACCATTGAAAAATGCAGGGGTGTGGCCCCGACCTGTCCAGCATTCCCTGCCCATCTGGGCCGCCGTAGGGGGAACACCTGCCTCGGCTGAGCGGGCCGGGCGGCTGGGAATGCCGTTGTACCTGGCAATTTTGGGGGAGCCGGAACGATTTGGTCCCTTGGCGCAGTTATACCGCGTGGCCGCTCAAACCGCTGGCCGTGGCACAGGGAGAATCGGGGTCACCTCCCACTTCTATGTTGAGGAAACCTCGCAGGGAGCCAAAGACACCTTCTTCCCGCACTACTCGTCCTACATTGAGCAGAACATGCCCCGAGCTGGGCGGCTCGATCGGCCCAGCTTTGACGCCTGGGCTAGTCCGCGCGGAGCACTATTTGCGGGCAGCCCGGCCGAAATTGTAGACAAGATCCTGTGGGAACACGAAATTCTGGGCCACTCCCGATTCCTCGCGCAGGTGGGCCTGGGTGGCTTGTCTCAAACGGCAACCCTTCGCTCCATCGAACTGCTCGCCACGGAAGTTCTGCCAGCCGTTCGGGCCGCGCTGAAAAGCTAATGCCCGGTTCCTCAGCTGTCAGGTGCGCCGGTATGCGAATATTCTGGTCAAAACTGGCGGCGAAGGGATTGACCATGAATGTGCTCGAATTTGCCAACGCGGGCGAATGGGAGGCCTGGCTGGAAACTCACCACCTCCAGTTGGGCGAGGCCTGGTTGCGCATCGGGAAGCGGAACACCGAACGTGACCTGATCACCATCGTTGACGCCGGCGACGTCGGGTTGTGCTTTGGCTGGATTGACGGTCAGCGCAAGGCCTGCGATGCGGACTCCTTTCTGCAGCGCTATTCACGCAGACGAGCCGGGAGCGCATGGTCCCAGGTCAATGTGGAGAGGGCACAAACACTGGTGGCCGCCGGGCGAATGCATCCAGCTGGTTTGGAAGAGATTGCTCACGCGCAGCACGACGGGCGCTGGGAGAACGCCTATGAATCGCAGCGGACCGCCCAGATCCCGGTCGAATTGTTGGCCGTTCTGGCCGCCAATCCTCATGCACATGCTGCTTTTGAGGCCCTGGGCCGCTCGGAACGGTACCTTTTGATGCTCCCACTGCTCAAGGCTTACACGGCAGAGCGAAAGGCTGCGGCACTGACGCGCGTCATCGGCCGCCTCGCCCGGGAGTAACGGACTTACCGCGGGCAAGTTGCGTGCCCCATTTCAGGGGCTATACCGCCCTCAGCGTGATTCAGATCTTTCCAACTTGCTTCTTCCGGTAAGCGACGGCACAGTTGGCCCCGCCTTAAGGTGCTGTGAAAGCCTCGGCCCGTTCTGCCAGGTGAGGACGGCAACGGCTGCCAAGAGAGCCGCGACT includes:
- a CDS encoding LLM class flavin-dependent oxidoreductase, whose translation is MNTDSPFEIGIFTFGELTRDEHGHPMEAMARTHDILEWARVADESGLDVFGVGEHHREDFAVSSPAVVLAAAAAQTKNIRLTSTVTVLSSADPVRVFEDFATLDLVSAGRAELTAGRGAYLESFPLFGQELQRYDEYFEDKLELLLRIREENPVNWKGTTRPPLKNAGVWPRPVQHSLPIWAAVGGTPASAERAGRLGMPLYLAILGEPERFGPLAQLYRVAAQTAGRGTGRIGVTSHFYVEETSQGAKDTFFPHYSSYIEQNMPRAGRLDRPSFDAWASPRGALFAGSPAEIVDKILWEHEILGHSRFLAQVGLGGLSQTATLRSIELLATEVLPAVRAALKS
- a CDS encoding YdeI/OmpD-associated family protein yields the protein MNVLEFANAGEWEAWLETHHLQLGEAWLRIGKRNTERDLITIVDAGDVGLCFGWIDGQRKACDADSFLQRYSRRRAGSAWSQVNVERAQTLVAAGRMHPAGLEEIAHAQHDGRWENAYESQRTAQIPVELLAVLAANPHAHAAFEALGRSERYLLMLPLLKAYTAERKAAALTRVIGRLARE